A stretch of Rutidosis leptorrhynchoides isolate AG116_Rl617_1_P2 unplaced genomic scaffold, CSIRO_AGI_Rlap_v1 contig152, whole genome shotgun sequence DNA encodes these proteins:
- the LOC139881427 gene encoding uncharacterized mitochondrial protein AtMg00810-like: protein MDVYNAFLQGDLEEEIFMTILEGLGNLGGDNMVCKLHKSLYGLKHATRQGNHKDNKCSHTSWILIEHFKLKDLGVMKYFLGMEVSRSDDGIVINQRKYALELINDMSLSGARPVSTPFEHNLKLITKEYDDSVAKQSEGVDTVKDPLMKNPTKYKRLQPKESHYQAAIRIVRYIKSNPREGLFMPRNNELEVKAYCDSDWASCIINRRSVTGYCVKLGRFHGDHENRRRCLAHLLSQSTGQ from the exons ATGGATGTCTACAATGCTTTTCTACAAGGAGATTTAGAGGAAGAAATTTTTATGACTATTCTTGAAGGACTTGGTAATTTAGGAGGGGACAACATGGTCTGCAAATTGCACAAGTCATTATATGGCTTAAAACATGCAACAAGACAGGGGAATCACAAAGATAACAAATGCTCTCACACAAGCTGGATACTCATAGA GCATTTCAAACTCAAAGATTTGGGTGTTATGAAGTATTTTTTGGGAATGGAGGTGAGTAGATCAGATGATGGGATAGTGATAAACCAAAGAAAGTATGCATTAGAGCTAATAAATGACATGAGCTTGAGTGGAGCCAGACCAGTCAGTACTCCATTTGAACATAATCTCAAGCTCATAACAAAAGAGTATGATGATTCTGTAGCAAAGCAATCAGAAGGGGTCGATACAGTGAAAGATCCATTGATGAAGAATCCAACAAAATACAAGAGACTG CAACCTAAGGAATCTCACTATCAAGCTGCTATCAGAATAGTGAGATACATAAAATCTAATCCTAGAGAAGGGTTATTCATGCCACGAAATAATGAATTAGAGGTGAAAGCTTATTGTGATTCGGATTGGGCGTCGTGCATCATTAATAGAAGATCAGTGACTGGATATTGTGTGAAGTTGGGAAGATTTCATGGAGATCACGAAAACAGAAGACGGTGTCTCGCTCATCTGCTGAGTCAGAGTACAGGGCAATGA